Within Camarhynchus parvulus unplaced genomic scaffold, STF_HiC, whole genome shotgun sequence, the genomic segment gtgacacaggtgtggcTGTAGCTCACTGTaggtgacacaggtgtggcTGTGGGTGGCGGtaggtgacacaggtgacactcaggtgacactcaggtgtccctgtccccagggcggCATGCTGGCCGTCAGGGAGAACAGGTACATCGTGCTGGCCAAGGACTTTGAGAAGGCGTACAAAACCGTCATCAAGAAGGACGAGCAGGAGCACGAGTTCTACAAGTGACACCcgggggacacctggggacacctcgaggacaccgtggggacacctggggacacctggggacgTTTAAATAAAGCTGAGACCGGAGCGAGAGCCTTGGAGCCTTtttggggacaccgggggggacctggggacactttggggacaccgggatggagttggggacacccctggggacacagggaattggggacaccgggggagacccttggggacaccgggagggacctggggacactctgggacatggctggggacacccttggggacactgggatggctTGGGGACACCGGTGTGGCACTGGGAtgcccttggggacactgggagggactTGGGGACACCCCtagggacacggggacatggctggggacagccctagggacttggggacatggctggggacagtgggagggacttggggacatggggactCCCTTGGGGACATTGGCATGGAGTTGGGGACATTCCTGGGGACATGGGAACATCACTGGGGGGgacttggggacactttggggacactgggatggagctggggacaccaggagggacctggggacaaccttggggacactgggatggagctggggacaccaggagggacctggggacatccctggggactTCGGGACACTCATGgggacatggctggggacacccctggggacactgggacaaccttggggacactgggagtgACTTGGGGGcatcactggggacactgggatggccttggggacacagggacttggctggggacacccttagggacactgggagggacctggggacactttggggacactgggatggagtTGGGgacacccttggggacactgggacacggctggggacaaccgtggggacactgggagggacctggggacaccaggagggacttggggacattggggacacccctggggtcactgggatggccttggggacacaggggcatggctggggacacccttggggacactgagaaGGACCTGGGGACCCCCTGGGGACCCGGGGACAttcctggggacatggggacgcTTTGGAGACactgggacattttggggacaccTCGGGGACACCTCGGGGACACCGGGGCGCTCCTTGAGGCCCCCAGGACACGGCGCCACCCTCGGGGACACCTCggggtggccttggggacatcgCGACACGTTCGGGGACATCGCGGGGGCGGGGCCTAGAGCCACGCCCACTGCGATGACGTCAATCCCTCGGTTCCGCCCCCTTCCCCCGCGGGCGCCGCAGTGCGCCGGGACCGAGCGGAGCCGGAAAGAGCCGGAAAGAGCCGAAGCGGAGCCGAAGGCCGGCGAACCGGGAGGCGGAAAGAGCCGAAGGCCGGGGAGCGAAAAAAGCCGAAGCGGAGCCGAACCGGACCCGCCGGAGGGTCCGGCCATGCCTTGAAGCGGCTCCTCCGACCCGTCCCGGGCTctgcctcctcatcctcctcctcctcatcctcctcctgcgGCGGGGGGAGGGCCCATGGGCCGggcagggggctgagggggacCGGAGGCGCTGAACTGGGCCCGAACTGGGCTCAAGTGGGCCGAGCTAGGCCGCAGAAATCAGAACCGGGGCGGAAAGAGGCGAAGTTGTCCGGAAAGAGCCGAAGAGGGCGCGGGATAAGCGAAGTGCGGACGGAGCTGTACGGAAAGAACCGAACCGGGCCGGAAAGAAGCGAAGTGGGACGGAAAGAACCGAACTGGGCCGGAAGTAAGCGAAGCGGGCCGGAAGCGGCGGACGAAGGGAGAGCGGGGAGGGTCGGAAAGAGCCGAACCGAGGACGAAGGGGGTCGGAAAGAGCCGAAGGTGTCCGGAAATTGCCGAAGGGCCGCCATGTTGCTGCCGCTGCTCCTCGGGCTCCTCGAGGGTGAGTTCGGGACCCCCCGAATGTcaccgggaccccaaaatgtccccaaagtgtccccaaagtgtccccagatGTGCCCAAAATGTCacctgggagccccaaaatgtcacccgggaccccaaaatgtccccaaatgtccccaaagtgtccccaaatgtccccaaagtgtcacctgggagccccaaaatgtcacctgggagccccaaaatgtccccaaatgtcacttgggaccccccaaaatgtccccagattgtcccccccaaaatgtcaccTGCGACCCCCAAATGTcacccgggaccccaaaaatgtccccaaatttttgggtgtatttttggaccaaattttaaggaaatttcacaggatttttttgggaatttggggaaaatttgggaattcctcCCTGACCCCCGCTCTCCAtaattttggggtcctgggggtggattttgggtccattttgggtCAGTGTTACCgattttggggcggatttttaaggtttttggACCAAATATCTGTCaaatttcaatgaaaatttctgggaattttgggaaaatttgggaattccttCCTGGCCCCCCCAcccccttctccccctctccatttttgggattttggatctggattttgggtccattttaGGTCAATTGTAATGGTTTTGGAGTGggttttaaagggttttttgaCCCGATTTTTCGGTCAAATTTCAACCGAATTTTGtgggaacttttttttttttgggggggaaaactggggaatTCTCTGCCCACAGTTTCGGGGGCCCTGGGGGGCTGCGTGGAGGTGGCCTCGGGCACCGAGGCCGTGCTGGGGGCGCCGTTCCGGCTGCTCTGCATCGCCTGCAAGCGCCGCAGCGAGACCCCGGCCGAGGCCGAGAGCGAGTGGTTCTTCCGGCCCGAGGGCGCCCCCCAGTTCGAGAAGGTCACTGGGACAAACCGGGAGcgactgggaggggattgggacaaactgggaggcactgggatgaactgggagttactgggaggACGCTGCAGTTCCCAAAGCGGCCaccagggggagctggggagacACGGAGAGTTCATTGAGAGGGAACTGGGATAAATTGGGAGGGGATTGGAGGGGACcgggatggactgggagggactgggaggggattgggacaaactgggaggcactgggatgaactgggagcgactgggagggactgggaggggactgggacaaactgggatgaactgggagttactgggaggACGCTGCAGTTCCCAAAGCGGCCaccagggggagctggggagacACCAAGAGTTCATTGAGAGGAactgggagggggaggggactgggatgaactgggagcgactgggagGCGattgggacaaactgggatgaactgggagttGCTGGGAGGACGCTGCATTCCCCAAAGCCGCCACCAGGGGGAGCTGCCAGTTCATtgagagggactgggagggaactggggtggactgggatgaactgggagcctgggagggactgggaggggattgggacaaactgggatgaactgggagttactgggaggACGCTGCAGTTCCCAAAGCCGCCaccagggggagctggggagacACGGAGAGTTCATTGAGtggaactgggaggggactgggataAATTGGGAGGGGATTGAgggggactgggatgaactgggagggactgggagttactgggaggACACTGcaattcccagagctgccacgAGGGGGAGCTGCGAGTTCATtgagagggactgggatgaactgggagggacttggggtgggctgggagaggattgggacaaactgggaggaaACTGGGACtaactgggagggactgggaagggattgggacaaactgggagTTGCTGGGAGGACACTGCAGTTCCCAAAGTGGCCGCCAGGGGGAGCTGGGAGTTCATtgagagggactgggagggaattggaggggactgggatgaactgggagggacttggggtggactgggaggggattgggacaaactgggaggaaattgggagggactgggagaaactgggagggactgggagttactgggaggACGCTGCAGTTCCCAAAGACGCCACCAGGGGGAGTTGGGGAAACACTGGGAGTTCATTgaggggaactgggagggactgggatatgctgggagggaattgggatgaactgggagggactgggatgaactgggatgaattgggagggactgggatgaactgggagggactgggatatactgggaggggattgggacCTACTGGAACCTACTAGGGAGACACttgggatatactgggaggaactgggagctactgggaggcactgggaagaCCCTAGAGAACCCCTGAGCCatactgggaggcactgggctaaactgggagccactgggaaCTACTTGCACCACAGTTAGGCACAATTGCAATACCAAACTCAACCACCAGACGGCGCCACTGAGCCAACCCCATGTCCAATCCCTTCCCATTAACCCTTACTGGTTCTTACTGGTTCTTACTGGTTTTTACCGGTGCAGATCCTGCACTACAGCCCCGAGGAGGGCGAGTGGGTGGCTCCTGGGCCGTTTTTGGGGCTGATAGCCTGGAACGGCTCCCGGGGCACGCGGGACCTGCAGGACCTGTCGGTGTGGCTGGCGGAGGTGAGGCACGCCCACGCCGGGCAGTACGTGTGCCGCCTGAAACGCAACCTGACCTTCGAGGGCTACACCTACAGCCTGGCCAGGAACCAGACCCTGCGGCTGGCCGTGGTGGAGAAAGGtgctgggaggcactgggatgaactgggataaactgggagtTGGTTGGGAAGGGATTGGGAAGGACTGGAATGGAgctggagggactgggatggagttGGAGGGAAGTAAAACGGAGGTAGGAGGGGTTAAAGGGgaactgggacggactgggagggactgggatggactgagagggattgggatggactgggagggattgggatgggattgggatggactgggagggattgggatgggattgggatgaactgggaattactgggagagactgggaattAGTGAGAGTTACTGGGAGGACACTGCAGTTCCCAAAACTGCCACCAGGCGGAGCTGGTGAGAGACGGAGAGTTaattgggagggactgggagggactgggatggactgggagggactggaagTGGACTTGGATGTACTGGGAATTACTGGGAGAGACGGATGGACTGGGAGTTGCTGGGAGGACGCTGCAGTTCCCAAAGGCGCCACCAGGGGGAGTTGGGAGACGCTGAGAGTTCATTGAGAgagactgggaggggactgggagttactgggatgaactgggaggggattgggcTGCACCTACGGCCTGGAACGAGACCCTGCGGCTGGCCGTGGTGGAGAAAGGtgctgggaggcactgggataaactgggataaactgggaggggattgggagttactgggagggactgggatggagttGGAGGGGACTAAAGGGGAGTTAGGAGGGATTAAAGGGGAagtgggatggactgggatggactgggatggactgggagggactgggatggactgggaaggactgggatggactgggaggcactgggagggaactgggacggactgggaaTTACTGGGAGTTGCTGGGAGGACGCTGCAGTTCCCAAAGCCACCACCAGGTGGAGctggggagatgctgggagTTCATtgagagggactgggatggactgggatcaaactgggagcactgggagagggctgggatcaaactgggatggactgggatcaaactgggagcactgggattccactgggatcaaactgggagcactgggatcacactgggaaaggggctgggatcaaactgggagcactgggatcaAACTGAGATCAaactgggatgcactgggatcaaactggcagcactgggaaggcTCCATGCCCATATAAGTCAGAAAGTGGGCGTGGTTAAGGCTAAAAGGGGCGTGGCTTAGCCCAAAATGGACAAATCCGGCCCCAAAATTGTGGAATTTTCCCGGATTTTTTCCGGaatttcgggaatttttgggaggggcagccccagaccgcctcccctcccccatcccaaaattcTCAGGGTGGGCGTGGCCTAAAATTTGCGTGGCCTAAAAGAAAATGGGCGTGGCTTCATCCAGTCCTGCCGTAACTCCGCCTTGAAATtgcaaattttggggggattttaaaaggaatttttttaggatttttttttggattttgggaattttttgtgggAGGGGTGTGTCCAGGTAACCAACCAATCCCCTCAGGGTGGGCGTGGCCTGAAGTGGGCGTGGCTTCACCCAAACCCGCCATAACTCTGCCCTAAAATTGctgattttaaaggaaatttttggggatttttttggggaatttcttttgagattttgggaatttttggggaagggggaggggcATGTCCAGGTGACCAACCAATCCCCTCAGGGTGGGTGTGGCTTcacccaacccccccccccacatAACTCCGCCCTCAAATCGctgatttttcccagattttttcagggatttttttgggaatttttttccggggatttttttttggggacatttctgaggatttggtgattttttctcctcctcccagcgCGGCGGGACCTGGCGTCCATCGTGTCCGAGATCCTCATGTACGTGCTGATCGTGGTGCTGACGCTCTGGCTCGCCGCCGAGATGCTCTACTGCTACCGCAAGGTGGCGGCCGCGTCCCCGCCCCCCGACAGCGCGTGAGTGGGCGGGGCCTCCATGGGCGTGGCCGGAGGGAGGCGGGGCTTAACCACCAAGCGAAATTTCGGggcaaaaatgcaaaaaaaccgGGCGGAAAAAGGGCGAAAAATGCGGAAATTAGGGGGTTAAGGCGGAgggagggggcgtggcttaAAGCGTTGGGGcgtggtttggggtgggtgtGGTCTCAAGGGGGCGTGGTTTAATTTTGGAGGGGTTTGCGGTGGAAtttggggcgtttttggggcggatttttgtgtggatttttttgttgttttggggtggaatttttggaattCTGAGGAGGAAATTTCGGGACTTTTGGGgcggaattttggggcatttttgggggggattttcgggtggaatttttttttttttgtttcggGGcgttttggggtggaatttttggaattttgaggaggaaattttgggatttttggggggtatttttcgggtggattttttgggttttttttggtttcagggcatttttggggtggaattttttggattttggggttcccccagattttggggcccctccccccccccgaatttgtcccctcccccccccaggTCGGAGTACCTGGCCATCACCTCGGAGAGCAAAGAGAACTGCGGCGGCGTCCAGGTGGccgagtgacccctgagtgaccccgagtgacccctgagtgaccttgagtgaccctgagtgacccctgagtgacccagAGTGACctctgagtgacccctgagtgacccctgagtgacccagAGTGACCCccgagtgacccctgagtgaccctgacTGACCCCacagtgacccctgagtgaccttgagtgaccctgagtgacccctgagtgaccctgagtgacccctgagtgacctTGAGTGACCCTGACTGACCCCacagtgacccctgagtgacctTGAGTGACCccgagtgacccctgagtgaccttgagtgaccctgagtgacccctgagtgacccagAGTGACCTCTGAGTGACCCccgagtgacccctgagtgaccctgacTGACCCCacagtgacccctgagtgacctTGAGTGACCccgagtgacccctgagtgaccctgagtgactCTGAGTGACCCCGAGTGACCCTGACTGACCCTGactgacccctgagtgaccaatgagtgacccctgtgtgacctttgacccctgagtgacccctgaccccCAGGCCCCCCTGCAATAACCCCCCCGGGGGGGACccccctgacccctcccccacccctgaCCCCGCAtggcccctccccctcccagaccccaaaattggggagaaaaatcccaaaaatttgggaaaaaatcccaaaaatttcaggggaaattcctcaaaatttggaggaaaaaaaaaacaaaaaatctgggaaaaatcacagaaaattcggggcaaaaatccccaaaatttcagacTAGAAGTCCCAAaagttggaggaaaaaataccaaaaatttgagggaaaaaaaatctcaaaaattgggggggaaaatcctcaaaatctgaggtaaaaaattgcaaaaatttggaggaaaaccacaaaactttgtgaggaaaaattcacaaaatttggaggaaaaaaatcccaaaattgagtagaaaaaaatcccaaaaattggaGGGGAAAAGTCACaaaatgtggaggaaaaaatccccaaaaattgagggcaaaatcctcaaaatttggagaaaaaaaattccaaaactttGAGGAAAACAATCAcaaaatttgaaggaaaaatttccaaaaatttgAGGGCAAAAGTCAcaaaattgaggggaaaaaatcccaaaaattgtgggggaaaatatcaaaatttggaagaaaagattcaaaaatttgggggaaaaaatcgcATAAAATTTGAGGAGAAAAGTCACAGGATGTGGAGGGAAAAGCCTgaaaatttggggcaaaatcgGCCGaaatttggcaaaaaaaaattccttcaaaatttgggagaaaatgttcaaaatttataaaaaataatcccaaaatttcagatgaaatcccccaaaatttaggggaaaaaaaaatctcaaaatttgggacaaaattccccaaaatttgggggaaaaattcccaaatctggtcgaaaaaaaatcccaagatttttggagaaatccccaaaattttggggcaaaattccccaaatttggggtcgATCCCCCCCCAGTGTGAGAGAGAGCGTGCATGTAAATGAGCTGTATGTAAATGAGCTGTATGCAAATGAGCGACCTTTAAAAGAGCAATATGTAAATGAGAAAAGAGGACAAGACCTCAACAGCACTTTATGCAAATGAGGGGGTGTGGCAATACAAATGAGGGTGATATGCAAATAAGGGATgtgtaaatatatgtaaatgAGATGGTATGCAAATGGAACCGTTGCCATGTTGTTGGTATGCAAAtgagatggaaatgaaaactgTAACCGTGGGTTAATTTATATGTAAATGAGCTGTACATAAACAAGCATTATGCAAATGAGCACTGACACAGCCGCACAAATGCACATCTCAATTAATTGTGATATGCAAATGAACCTGCAAACGAGGCGGGGCATGCAAATGAGCACCAAGCACCGTATGCAAATGAGCACCGCCGTGTCAACACATCGCTGTATGCAAATGAATGCCCGTATGCAAATGAGTGCCATAATTAACGGATTAATTGTGCCAAGCCCCGATATGTAAATGAACATGCAAATGAACATGCAAATGAGCTGGACTGCCGAGCCTCGAGTCCTTGGTGTGGGAGGGTCGCCGATATGCAAATGGAATTTATGCTAATGAGGGATACACAAATGGAAATCTGAGGGGGCAGGCTATGCAAATGAGCTGTATGCAAATGAGGCGGTGACGTCACGGGGTGGTTTTGGgctgaaattcccaaattttggagTCTCTTGAAGAATCTTGGGgtaaaattcctgaattttgggattcccGGGATCATTTCGGAGgcaaatccccaaattttggcgCCCAGGGCCCAGCTTTGGGgctgaattcccaaattttggggctgaattcccaaattttggggctgaattccaaatttgttggtttttttaacaatcAGGGGGgctgaattcccaaattttggggtccaaTCCCCGAATTTTCATGtcaaattcctgaattttgggcTTCCTGGATGGATTTTTGTGCTCagtccccaaattttggggtccagttccaaattttggggctgaattaGCAAATTTCAGGCtcaattcccaaattttgggattcccgggctgattttggggcagaattctCAAATTTGGGGCTTTATTTCCCAAACTTTGGGTCCcattccccaattttggggtccagaacgaaattttggggttaaatccCCAATTCTTGGGGTTAAATTGCCAAATTTTGTGGTCCAggtcccaattttggggtcaaattcccaaatttcggGTCCCcttcctgaattttggggtcaaattcccgaattttggggttcaattcccaaattttggggttcaaTCTCCAAATTCCGGGTCCCATTGCCGAATTTTGGGGTCGAAATCCCGAATTTTGGGGTCCAGATCCCAAATTTCGGGGttaaatttccaaattttggggtccaggtcccaattttggggttaaattcccaaatttcggggttaaattcccaaatttcGGGGTCCAGATCCCAAATTTCGGGGttaaatccccaaattttggggtccaggtcccaattttggggttaaatttCCAAATTTCGGGGTCCAGATCCCAAATTTCGGGgttaaattcccaaatttcGGGGTCCAGATCTCAAATTTCGGGGttaaatttccaaattttggggtccagATCCCAAATTTCAGGGttaaatccccaaattttggggtcgAAATCCCAAATTTCGGGGTCCAGATCCCAAATTTCGGGGttaaatccccaaattttggggtcgaaatcccaaattttggggtccaggtcccaattttggggttaaattcccaaatttcggggttaaattcccaaatttcGGGGTCCAGATCCCAAATTTCGGGgttaaattcccaaattttgaggtcaaatcc encodes:
- the SCN1B gene encoding sodium channel subunit beta-1, coding for MLLPLLLGLLEVSGALGGCVEVASGTEAVLGAPFRLLCIACKRRSETPAEAESEWFFRPEGAPQFEKILHYSPEEGEWVAPGPFLGLIAWNGSRGTRDLQDLSVWLAEVRHAHAGQYVCRLKRNLTFEGYTYSLARNQTLRLAVVEKARRDLASIVSEILMYVLIVVLTLWLAAEMLYCYRKVAAASPPPDSASEYLAITSESKENCGGVQVAE